Proteins from a single region of Oryza brachyantha chromosome 6, ObraRS2, whole genome shotgun sequence:
- the LOC102701364 gene encoding uncharacterized protein LOC102701364: protein MAGRRLCGGSDGDSVGPSPSDGSIEGMARNRRVILGLMYGYYEEALNALPLGRMPALARRLLHAGVCFGLADPVTNIIANTLRFVPDDESGDPATRPESDGARKRKRKRGARGARGQVLSKIVAGDGPYPPEAPTIAERSLEGLTTFLTSYYRYLPTWDGLRYLCLARADLLAAVRLIEADRCHRRRDGFHIRSHAVHAALRCAALSARLPNVDAFLTASAVLASPLTLIHTGNAPRHRRLSIQDVTRLSGLLEEPPNLNSSSNPMDAAATRCHHYDMKKKAAPTLRPSLWGLLLDRIHAAYLKAISRMPMRDFRSCYHHGLLRAGYCYGPFDPISNIIVNTIWYDTAFPAPEAYELDMICTPVLVRIESRSLVGLISLMLVCVSGLSEHEAMVYLLKSDLELPRAIQMAGHNGCDTSSWDATAYKAAADASYHPEVEAYVQFAMESLPMVRSAVTELLSTRTLSSSKIRNLCKLLSSSMNYPYKSLEPADELTEDALKMASSYKENYFSEQNFVRKKVEATLQSYEQAKEQYELRFICTVNKCVGRKSFRDSKHPYSHVNFWASAKHGANLTLFFAQVSNDDEDKQDDWSFCQPVLSLSTNARCCYCEFQGTRILHPIQSYCGGAMDFEKMALGTHTMDNEGIISHGKLIACGVGICGEDYIYFDPARDVKFIQAFNRSAWAAKLNWGDEIRRIKDSEKKKKLGEPDEVKKDHTANVSILMSW, encoded by the exons ATGGCCGGCCGACGGCTATGCGGCGggagcgacggcgacagcgtCGGCCCAAGCCCCTCCGATGGCTCGATTGAGGGCATGGCTCGCAACAGACGCGTGATTCTAGGGCTGATGTACGGGTACTACGAGGAGGCGCTCAACGCGCTGCCGCTGGGGCGCATGCCGGCGCTTGCCCGGCGCCTCCTTCACGCCGGCGTCTGCTTCGGCCTCGCCGACCCCGTCACCAACATCATCGCCAACACCCTACGCTTCGTCCCCGACGATGAAAGCGGCGATCCCGCGACCCGGCCCGAGTCCGACGGCGCCAGGAAGCGGAAGCGGAAGCGTGGGGCAAGAGGAGCGAGGGGGCAGGTCCTCTCCaagatcgtcgccggcgacggccccTACCCCCCGGAGGCCCCGACCATCGCGGAGCGCTCGCTGGAAGGCCTCACCACGTTCCTCACATCGTACTACCGCTATCTCCCCACCTGGGATGGGCTGCGCTACCTCTGCCTGGCCCGGGCCgatctcctcgccgccgtccgcctcATCGAGGCAGACCGCTGCCACCGTCGTAGGGACGGGTTCCACATCCGCTCACACGCCGTCCACGCTGCTCTTAGATGCGCCGCGCTGTCGGCGAGGCTGCCCAATGTCGATGCTTTCCTCACTGCCTCGGCTGTGCTAGCGTCTCCCCTCACCCTCATCCACACTGGGAAtgcgcctcgccaccgccgcctctcaATCCAAGACGTGACCAGATTATCCGGGTTGCTGGAGGAGCCACCCAATCTGAACAGTTCGAGCAATCCTATGGATGCTGCTGCTACGAGGTGCCATCACTACGACATGAAGAAGAAGGCTGCACCCACGCTGAGACCATCGCTCTGGGGACTTCTTCTTGACAGGATCCACGCTGCGTACCTCAAGGCGATTTCTCGGATGCCCATGAGAGATTTCCGCAGCTGTTACCACCATGGCCTCCTCAGAGCTGGCTACTGTTATGGCCCATTCGATCCCATCTCCAACATCATCGTCAACACTATATGGTATGACACCGCGTTCCCTGCACCAGAAGCGTACGAGCTCGATATGATCTGCACTCCGGTTCTCGTACGCATCGAGTCCCGGTCGTTGGTTGGCCTCATCAGCTTGATGCTTGTGTGTGTCTCTGGCCTATCTGAACATGAAGCCATGGTTTATTTGCTCAAGAGTGATCTGGAGCTTCCTCGAGCAATTCAGATGGCAGGACATAATGGATGTGACACATCTAGCTGGGATGCAACCGCTTATAAGGCTGCAGCAGATGCATCATATCATCCTGAAGTTGAGGCTTATGTGCAGTTTGCCATGGAATCGCTGCCTATGGTGCGGTCTGCTGTCACGGAGCTGTTGAGCACACGCACTCTCTCTTCCAGCAAGATTCGTAACCTCTGCAAGTTGTTATCATCTTCAATGAATTACCCTTACAAATCGTTGGAGCCAGCTGATGAGCTAACAGAGGATGCCTTGAAAATGGCCTCAAGCTACAAAGAGAACTACTTCTCTGAACAGAACTTTGTTCGCAAAAAGGTGGAAGCTACACTGCAGAGCTATGAGCAAGCTAAG GAACAGTATGAACTTCGTTTCATTTGCACTGTAAATAAGTGTGTGGGTAGAAAAAGTTTTAGAGACTCAAAGCATCCGTATTCGCATGTCAACTTTTGGGCGAGTGCAAAACATGGTGCAAATCTTACCTTATTTTTTGCCCAAGTCAGTAATGATGATGAAGATAAGCAAGATGACTGGTCCTTTTGCCAGCCTGTGTTAAGTCTCTCAACAAACG CTCGTTGCTGCTATTGCGAGTTTCAAGGGACGAGGATTCTGCATCCAATTCAGAGTTACTGTGGAGGTGCCATGGATTTCGAGAAGATGGCTCTGGGGACACATACTATGGACAATGAGGGAATCATCAGTCATGGGAAGCTAATAGCTTGCGGAGTGGGCATATGTGGAGAGGACTACATCTATTTTGATCCTGCTAGGGACGTCAAGTTTATCCAAGCTTTTAACCGTTCTGCTTGGGCAGCGAAACTTAACTGGGGAGATGAAATTAGGAGAATCAAAgattcagaaaagaaaaagaaattaggaGAGCCAGACGAGGTGAAGAAAGATCATACAGCAAATGTTTCCATACTGATGTCTTGGTAG